The Streptomyces nitrosporeus genome includes a window with the following:
- a CDS encoding carbohydrate ABC transporter permease, which produces MKVTETPPAAPAPRSPVAKTDAPSGRPDKGTEGTVLNVFSHGMLIIWAVLVVMPLLWAVMSSFKTDDSILSTPWALPDKLHFENWSRAWTQAHMSDYFLNTILVVGGSLVGTLLLGSMAAYVLARFDFPGNRFIYFLFIGGMSFPIILALVPLFFVMNNMGLLNSVHGLILVYIAYSLPFTVFFLTSFFRTLPTSIAEAAMLDGASHTRTFFQVMLPMAKPGLISVGIFNFLGQWNQYMLPTVLNTEPDGKVLSQGLVELAVSQGYKGDWSGLFAGLVMAMLPVLAAYVVFQRQVVAGLTAGALK; this is translated from the coding sequence GTGAAGGTCACTGAGACTCCGCCCGCCGCCCCGGCGCCCCGCTCGCCGGTGGCGAAGACCGATGCCCCGTCGGGCCGCCCGGACAAGGGCACCGAGGGCACCGTCCTCAACGTCTTCTCGCACGGCATGCTCATCATCTGGGCGGTGCTGGTCGTCATGCCGCTGCTGTGGGCGGTGATGTCGTCCTTCAAGACGGACGACTCGATCCTCTCGACCCCGTGGGCGCTGCCCGACAAGCTCCACTTCGAGAACTGGTCCCGGGCCTGGACCCAGGCCCATATGAGTGACTACTTCCTGAACACCATCCTGGTGGTCGGCGGTTCACTCGTCGGCACCCTGCTGCTGGGCTCGATGGCGGCGTACGTGCTGGCGCGGTTCGACTTCCCGGGCAACCGCTTCATCTACTTCCTCTTCATCGGGGGGATGAGCTTCCCGATCATCCTGGCCCTGGTCCCGCTGTTCTTCGTCATGAACAACATGGGCCTGCTGAACTCGGTGCACGGGCTGATCCTCGTCTACATCGCCTACTCGCTGCCCTTCACCGTCTTCTTCCTCACCTCCTTCTTCCGGACGCTGCCGACCTCGATCGCGGAAGCGGCCATGCTCGACGGGGCCTCGCACACCCGGACCTTCTTCCAGGTGATGCTGCCCATGGCCAAGCCCGGCCTGATCAGCGTCGGGATCTTCAACTTCCTCGGCCAGTGGAACCAGTACATGCTGCCGACGGTGCTCAACACCGAACCGGACGGCAAGGTGCTCTCCCAGGGGCTGGTCGAACTCGCCGTCAGCCAGGGGTACAAGGGGGACTGGTCCGGTCTCTTCGCCGGTCTGGTCATGGCGATGCTGCCCGTACTCGCGGCGTACGTCGTCTTCCAGCGCCAGGTGGTGGCGGGGCTGACCGCGGGGGCGCTCAAGTGA
- the ngcE gene encoding N-acetylglucosamine/diacetylchitobiose ABC transporter substrate-binding protein, with protein sequence MGSTSAHTNEGLGRRDVIKRSAALGLIAVPTMSFLSACASSDSGTDEKVEKGTKSAKNPLGVNETAPLEVVIFNGGFGEQYAIDAEKKYNEAFPKAPKVKHTATEKIQSTLQPRFNGGTPPDLIDNSGAEQMDMGVLVGKKQLLDLTPLLDAPSYDDPAKKVRDTLRPGIVEMGQFDGDPVWIMYYAYTVYGVWYSQTALEKLDAAYPETWDDMLALCAKAKRKGIAGWTYPGKYPYYIPFSLYPFIGKIGGREVLDKIDNLEPNAWKDPAVKAAFEAYYELQQKGYILKGTPGLTHIQSQTEWTKGNALFIPNGSWVENEAAPTTPEDFKMMVGAPSSLDSSDKLPYGTIWASGGEPFVVPAKAKNPEGAMEQLRIMLSEESSKNFTQSVKSLSAFNGGTDGLALSTAMQSGVDVLERAGENVVNPRLQDWYVKLQKEQIGNAGLGEMMAGRATPAETIKKIQAFADAAAKDQSIKHYKHQ encoded by the coding sequence ATGGGATCCACCTCCGCCCACACCAATGAGGGCCTTGGCCGTCGCGATGTGATCAAGCGTTCTGCCGCACTCGGCCTGATCGCCGTCCCGACGATGAGCTTCCTGTCGGCGTGTGCCAGCAGCGACAGCGGAACCGACGAGAAGGTCGAGAAGGGCACCAAGAGCGCGAAGAACCCGCTCGGTGTCAATGAGACCGCCCCTCTAGAAGTCGTCATCTTCAACGGCGGCTTCGGTGAGCAGTACGCCATCGACGCGGAGAAGAAGTACAACGAGGCCTTCCCCAAGGCGCCGAAGGTCAAGCACACGGCGACCGAGAAGATCCAGTCGACGCTGCAGCCGCGCTTCAACGGCGGCACCCCGCCGGACCTGATCGACAACTCCGGCGCCGAGCAGATGGACATGGGCGTCCTGGTCGGCAAGAAGCAACTGCTCGATCTCACGCCCCTGCTGGACGCCCCGTCCTACGACGACCCGGCCAAGAAGGTCCGCGACACCCTCCGTCCGGGCATCGTCGAGATGGGCCAGTTCGACGGCGACCCGGTCTGGATCATGTACTACGCGTACACGGTCTACGGCGTCTGGTACTCCCAGACCGCCCTGGAGAAGCTGGACGCGGCGTACCCGGAGACCTGGGACGACATGCTCGCGCTGTGCGCGAAGGCGAAGAGGAAGGGCATCGCCGGCTGGACGTACCCGGGCAAGTACCCGTACTACATCCCGTTCTCGCTGTACCCCTTCATCGGCAAGATCGGGGGCCGCGAGGTCCTCGACAAGATCGACAACCTGGAGCCCAACGCCTGGAAGGACCCGGCCGTCAAGGCCGCGTTCGAGGCCTACTACGAGCTCCAGCAGAAGGGTTACATCCTCAAGGGCACGCCCGGCCTGACGCACATCCAGTCGCAGACCGAGTGGACCAAGGGCAACGCCCTCTTCATCCCGAACGGTTCGTGGGTGGAGAACGAGGCCGCGCCCACCACGCCCGAGGACTTCAAGATGATGGTCGGCGCGCCGTCCAGCCTGGACTCGTCCGACAAGCTGCCCTACGGCACCATCTGGGCCTCCGGCGGCGAGCCCTTCGTCGTCCCGGCGAAGGCGAAGAACCCCGAGGGCGCGATGGAGCAGCTGCGCATCATGCTCAGCGAGGAGTCCTCCAAGAACTTCACCCAGTCGGTGAAGTCCCTCAGCGCCTTCAACGGCGGCACCGACGGACTGGCGCTCTCCACCGCCATGCAGTCCGGTGTGGACGTGCTGGAGCGGGCCGGCGAGAACGTCGTCAACCCGCGCCTCCAGGACTGGTACGTCAAGCTCCAGAAGGAGCAGATCGGCAACGCGGGACTCGGAGAGATGATGGCGGGCCGCGCGACCCCGGCGGAGACCATCAAGAAGATCCAGGCCTTCGCGGACGCGGCGGCCAAGGACCAGTCCATCAAGCACTACAAGCACCAGTGA
- a CDS encoding sugar ABC transporter permease, protein MTTDKKTTAAGAPVVNPEAAKGADTAVDPRLLIREQGFAGYMTEFKRKMRGGDLGSIPVIIGLIVIGVVFQSLNSEFLSAKNISDIAVTMVATGMMAVGIIFVLLLGEIDLSVGSVSGVSGAVVAVLSVTHGMNEWLAVLVAVASGAVIGALHGFFFARIGAPAFAVTLAGLLFWLGLMLQLLGDTGTINLDSEGVVSKLTTYYFTDVAAAYGLAAVAVAAYFLSAFLDGRRREAAGVPSRPVADIVVRTAVLAVFSFAAAYMFNQYRGLPLALVLFLVVLVGTDFGLRRTAYGRKIFALGGSVEASRRAGINVTAIRVSVFSIAGTFAAIGGLFWASKIAAANQGSGTGDLLMNVIAAAVIGGTSLFGGRGRTWNALLGVMVIVSIQYGLSLEGIATPVQYMVTGAVLLATVVIDSVTRKTQKTAGRA, encoded by the coding sequence GTGACAACCGACAAGAAGACCACCGCGGCCGGCGCCCCCGTGGTCAACCCGGAGGCGGCCAAGGGCGCGGACACCGCGGTCGACCCCCGGCTGCTCATACGCGAGCAGGGCTTCGCCGGGTACATGACCGAGTTCAAGCGCAAGATGCGCGGCGGTGACCTCGGCTCCATCCCGGTGATCATCGGCCTGATCGTCATCGGCGTGGTCTTCCAGAGCCTGAACTCCGAGTTCCTCTCCGCGAAGAACATCAGCGACATCGCCGTGACCATGGTGGCCACCGGCATGATGGCCGTCGGCATCATCTTCGTCCTGCTGCTCGGCGAGATCGACCTCTCGGTCGGCTCGGTCTCCGGGGTCTCCGGAGCCGTCGTCGCGGTGCTCAGCGTCACCCACGGCATGAACGAGTGGCTGGCCGTGCTGGTCGCCGTCGCCAGCGGCGCGGTCATCGGCGCCCTCCACGGCTTCTTCTTCGCGAGGATCGGCGCCCCCGCCTTCGCCGTGACCCTCGCCGGGCTGCTGTTCTGGCTCGGCCTGATGCTCCAGCTGCTGGGCGACACGGGCACCATCAACCTCGACAGCGAGGGCGTGGTCTCCAAGCTCACCACGTACTACTTCACCGACGTCGCCGCCGCCTACGGGCTCGCCGCCGTCGCGGTGGCCGCCTACTTCCTCTCCGCGTTCCTCGACGGCCGCCGCCGTGAGGCCGCGGGCGTCCCCTCCCGGCCGGTCGCCGACATCGTGGTGCGCACCGCGGTGCTCGCGGTGTTCTCCTTCGCCGCCGCGTACATGTTCAACCAGTACCGGGGCCTGCCGCTGGCCCTGGTCCTCTTCCTCGTCGTCCTGGTCGGTACGGACTTCGGCCTGCGCCGCACCGCCTACGGCCGGAAGATCTTCGCGCTCGGCGGCAGTGTCGAGGCGTCCCGCAGGGCCGGTATCAACGTCACCGCGATCCGCGTCTCGGTCTTCTCCATCGCCGGCACGTTCGCGGCGATCGGCGGCCTGTTCTGGGCCTCCAAGATCGCGGCCGCCAACCAGGGCTCCGGCACCGGCGACCTCCTGATGAACGTCATCGCCGCGGCCGTCATCGGCGGCACCAGCCTCTTCGGCGGCCGGGGCCGCACCTGGAACGCCCTGCTCGGCGTCATGGTGATCGTCTCGATCCAGTACGGCCTGTCCCTGGAGGGCATCGCCACACCGGTGCAGTACATGGTGACCGGAGCTGTGCTTCTCGCCACGGTCGTCATCGACTCCGTCACCCGTAAGACGCAGAAGACGGCGGGCCGCGCCTGA
- a CDS encoding class F sortase: MTLCVTSSLVAGIVWAGSDPPEDGASAAAARGSDAAGGGAEPFRRAPHRPQEQVPASHAPLVHSRPVKIAVPAIFIEAPVTGLGLDKKGRLGAPPLDKPNLVGWYRKGPSPGEAGTSLIVGHRDTETGPAIFLNLNALRRGDTVKVTRADRRTAVFTVDAVKTYTKDEFPDEKVYGATGRPELRLLTCGGRFDKKNGYSANVVVFAHLTSLKKQAA; encoded by the coding sequence ATGACGCTGTGCGTGACCTCCTCGCTGGTGGCCGGCATCGTCTGGGCGGGTTCGGACCCGCCCGAGGACGGCGCGTCGGCCGCCGCCGCCCGCGGCAGTGACGCCGCGGGCGGCGGGGCGGAGCCGTTCCGGAGGGCTCCGCACAGGCCGCAGGAGCAGGTGCCCGCCTCCCATGCGCCGCTGGTGCACTCCCGCCCGGTGAAGATCGCCGTTCCCGCCATCTTCATCGAGGCCCCGGTCACCGGCCTGGGTCTCGACAAGAAGGGCCGGCTCGGTGCCCCTCCGCTGGACAAGCCCAACCTGGTGGGCTGGTACCGGAAGGGCCCCTCCCCCGGCGAAGCCGGGACCTCCCTGATCGTCGGCCACCGCGACACGGAGACAGGGCCGGCGATCTTCCTCAACCTCAACGCCCTGCGGCGGGGCGACACGGTGAAGGTCACCCGGGCCGACCGCCGCACCGCGGTCTTCACCGTCGACGCGGTGAAGACGTACACGAAGGACGAGTTCCCGGACGAGAAGGTCTACGGGGCCACCGGCCGCCCGGAGCTGCGGCTGCTCACCTGCGGGGGGCGGTTCGACAAGAAGAACGGCTACTCGGCCAACGTCGTCGTCTTCGCCCATCTGACGTCGTTGAAGAAGCAGGCCGCCTGA
- a CDS encoding ATP-binding cassette domain-containing protein: MVHVSATPVLALRGVSKRFGAVQALTDVELEIHAGEVVALVGDNGAGKSTLVKTIAGVHPIDDGVIEWEGRPVHINKPNDAQGLGIATVYQDLALCDNIDVVGNLYLGREIRRFGILDEVEMERRSRELLSTLSIRIPSVRIPIASLSGGQRQTVAIARSMLGEPKLVILDEPTAALGVEQTAQVLDLVERLRERGHAVILISHNMADVKAVADKVAVLRLGRNNGVFDVKTTSQEEIISAITGATENAVTRRAARNAEAKK, translated from the coding sequence ATGGTTCACGTGTCCGCTACGCCCGTGCTGGCGTTGCGAGGGGTCTCCAAGCGTTTCGGTGCCGTCCAGGCGCTCACCGACGTAGAGCTGGAGATCCATGCCGGTGAGGTGGTCGCCCTCGTGGGTGACAACGGCGCCGGCAAGTCAACGCTGGTCAAGACGATCGCCGGGGTGCACCCCATCGATGACGGTGTCATCGAGTGGGAAGGCCGGCCGGTCCACATCAACAAGCCCAACGACGCCCAGGGTCTCGGGATCGCGACCGTCTACCAGGACCTCGCGCTCTGCGACAACATCGACGTCGTCGGCAACCTGTACCTCGGACGGGAGATCCGCAGGTTCGGCATCCTCGACGAGGTCGAGATGGAGCGCCGCTCGCGCGAGCTCCTGAGCACGCTGTCGATCCGTATCCCCAGCGTCCGCATCCCGATCGCCTCGCTCTCCGGCGGACAGCGCCAGACCGTCGCCATCGCCCGCTCGATGCTCGGCGAGCCGAAGCTGGTCATCCTCGACGAGCCCACCGCGGCCCTCGGCGTCGAGCAGACCGCCCAGGTCCTCGACCTCGTCGAACGGCTGCGCGAGCGGGGCCACGCGGTCATCCTCATCAGCCACAACATGGCCGATGTGAAGGCCGTCGCCGACAAGGTCGCCGTGCTCCGGCTGGGCCGGAACAACGGGGTCTTCGACGTGAAGACCACCTCGCAGGAAGAGATCATCTCCGCCATCACGGGCGCCACGGAGAACGCCGTGACCCGTCGTGCGGCGCGCAACGCGGAGGCCAAGAAGTGA
- the dxs gene encoding 1-deoxy-D-xylulose-5-phosphate synthase, which yields MDLLTRIGGPRDLDRLSLEQLEQLAEEIRTFLVDAVSKTGGHLGPNLGVVELTIALHRVFESPRDKVLFDTGHQSYVHKLLTGRQDFSKLKSKGGLSGYPSRAESEHDVIENSHASTVLGWADGLAKANEVLKKDDRVVAVIGDGALTGGMAWEALNNIAAAKDRPLVIVVNDNERSYAPTIGGLANHLATLRTTDGYERFLARGKDILERTPVVGRPLYETLHGAKKGLKDFIAPQGMFEDLGLKYVGPIDGHDIEALESALQRAKRFGGPVIVHCITEKGRGYTPALQDEADRFHAVGKIHPDTGLPISTSGLDWTSVFGEEMVKLGHEREDIVAITAAMLQPVGLGKFEEAFPDRIYDVGIAEQHGAVSAAGLATGGLHPVFAVYATFLNRAFDQVLMDVALHRCGVTFVLDRAGITGTDGASHNGMWDMSILQCVPGLRIAAPRDADQVRAQLREAVAVDDAPTVVRFSKGAVGPAVKAVGTAGSMDVLREAGTDAPDVLLVSVGALAPMCLEIAGLLDAQGISTTVVDPRWVKPVDEALAPLAARHRVVVTVEDNSRAGGVGSAVSQALRDAGVDVPLRDFGIPPVFLDHASRKEVMAEIGLTAPDIARQVTGLVAELDGRYESRAAVAPVRD from the coding sequence GTGGACCTGCTGACCCGCATCGGGGGACCGCGCGACCTGGACCGGCTCAGCCTCGAGCAGCTGGAGCAGCTCGCCGAGGAGATCCGTACCTTCCTCGTCGACGCGGTGTCCAAGACCGGCGGCCACCTCGGCCCGAACCTGGGCGTGGTCGAGCTGACCATCGCCCTGCACCGGGTGTTCGAGTCGCCCCGGGACAAGGTCCTCTTCGACACCGGCCACCAGAGCTACGTGCACAAGCTGCTCACCGGCCGGCAGGACTTCTCGAAGCTCAAGAGCAAGGGCGGCCTCTCCGGGTACCCCTCCCGCGCCGAGTCCGAGCACGACGTCATCGAGAACTCGCACGCCTCGACGGTGCTCGGCTGGGCCGACGGCCTCGCCAAGGCCAACGAGGTACTGAAGAAGGACGACCGCGTCGTCGCCGTCATCGGTGACGGGGCCCTCACCGGCGGTATGGCCTGGGAGGCGCTGAACAACATCGCCGCCGCCAAGGACCGCCCCCTCGTCATCGTCGTCAACGACAACGAGCGCTCCTACGCCCCGACCATCGGCGGCCTCGCCAACCACCTCGCGACGCTGCGCACCACGGACGGCTACGAACGCTTCCTGGCGCGCGGCAAGGACATCCTGGAGCGCACGCCGGTCGTCGGCCGCCCGCTCTACGAGACCCTGCACGGCGCGAAGAAGGGCCTCAAGGACTTCATCGCCCCGCAGGGCATGTTCGAGGACCTGGGCCTGAAGTACGTCGGCCCCATCGACGGCCACGACATCGAGGCCCTGGAATCCGCGCTCCAGCGCGCCAAGCGCTTCGGCGGCCCCGTCATCGTCCACTGCATCACGGAGAAGGGCCGGGGCTACACCCCCGCCCTCCAGGACGAGGCGGACCGCTTCCACGCCGTCGGCAAGATCCACCCCGACACCGGCCTGCCCATCTCCACCTCCGGCCTGGACTGGACGTCGGTCTTCGGCGAGGAGATGGTCAAGCTGGGCCACGAACGCGAGGACATCGTCGCCATCACCGCGGCGATGCTCCAGCCCGTCGGCCTCGGCAAGTTCGAGGAGGCGTTCCCGGACCGCATCTACGACGTCGGCATCGCCGAGCAGCACGGCGCGGTCTCCGCGGCCGGCCTCGCCACGGGCGGACTGCACCCGGTCTTCGCGGTCTACGCCACCTTCCTCAACCGGGCCTTCGACCAGGTCCTGATGGACGTCGCCCTGCACAGGTGCGGGGTGACCTTCGTCCTGGACCGCGCGGGGATCACCGGCACGGACGGCGCCTCGCACAACGGCATGTGGGACATGTCCATCCTCCAGTGCGTGCCCGGCCTCAGGATCGCCGCCCCGCGCGACGCCGACCAGGTCCGCGCCCAGCTGCGCGAGGCCGTCGCCGTCGACGACGCCCCGACCGTGGTCCGCTTCTCCAAGGGCGCGGTCGGCCCGGCGGTCAAGGCCGTCGGTACGGCCGGTTCCATGGACGTCCTGCGTGAGGCCGGCACCGACGCGCCGGACGTCCTGCTGGTCTCCGTCGGGGCGCTCGCCCCGATGTGCCTGGAGATCGCCGGACTGCTGGACGCCCAGGGCATCTCCACCACCGTGGTCGACCCGCGCTGGGTCAAGCCCGTCGACGAGGCCCTGGCCCCGCTCGCCGCGCGCCACCGGGTCGTCGTCACCGTCGAGGACAACAGCCGTGCCGGCGGCGTCGGTTCCGCCGTCTCCCAGGCGCTGCGGGACGCCGGGGTCGACGTACCGCTGCGTGACTTCGGCATCCCGCCGGTCTTCCTGGACCACGCCTCCCGCAAGGAGGTCATGGCCGAGATCGGGCTGACCGCCCCGGACATCGCCCGCCAGGTGACCGGTCTGGTCGCCGAACTGGACGGCCGTTACGAGAGCCGGGCCGCCGTGGCTCCCGTCCGCGACTGA
- a CDS encoding sugar ABC transporter substrate-binding protein: MNTRMRRAAVAVAATAMAVSLAACGSAKESGDKDGGSEPAAGKKGDAVKIGLLLPENGTARYEKFDKPIIEKKVDELTGGKGEVVYANAKQDATLQAQQVDTMITNKVDALILDAVDSKAIENSVKKAKAEGIPVIAFDRLAEGPIDAYTSFDNEEVGRVQGTALLEALKGTDKPTVVMMHGSITDPNAALFKKGAKSVLDGKVTYGKEYDTKEWKAENANANMEGAITALGKDKIDGVYSANDGMAGGIITALKAAGIKELPPVTGQDAELAGVQHIVTGEQYMSVYKPYPQEGIVAAEMAVALAKGEKLDSIATSKVDNASTQGIPSVLVPVVSLTKANIMDTVVKDGIWTVDEICTAKYKSACDAAGLK, from the coding sequence ATGAACACGCGTATGCGCCGTGCCGCCGTTGCCGTCGCCGCCACCGCCATGGCCGTCTCGCTGGCCGCCTGCGGCAGCGCCAAGGAGTCCGGCGACAAGGACGGCGGCTCCGAGCCGGCCGCCGGGAAGAAGGGCGACGCCGTCAAGATAGGCCTGCTGCTTCCCGAGAACGGCACGGCCCGTTACGAGAAGTTCGACAAGCCGATCATCGAGAAGAAGGTCGACGAGCTGACGGGCGGCAAGGGCGAGGTCGTCTACGCCAACGCCAAGCAGGACGCCACGCTCCAGGCGCAGCAGGTCGACACGATGATCACCAACAAGGTCGACGCCCTGATCCTCGACGCCGTCGACTCCAAGGCCATCGAGAACAGCGTCAAGAAGGCCAAGGCCGAGGGCATCCCGGTCATCGCCTTCGACCGCCTCGCCGAGGGCCCGATCGACGCCTACACCTCCTTCGACAACGAAGAGGTCGGCCGCGTCCAGGGCACCGCCCTCCTGGAGGCGCTGAAGGGCACGGACAAGCCCACCGTCGTCATGATGCACGGCTCGATCACCGACCCGAACGCCGCGCTCTTCAAGAAGGGCGCCAAGTCGGTCCTCGACGGCAAGGTGACGTACGGCAAGGAGTACGACACCAAGGAGTGGAAGGCCGAGAACGCCAACGCCAACATGGAGGGCGCGATCACGGCCCTCGGCAAGGACAAGATCGACGGCGTCTACTCCGCCAACGACGGCATGGCGGGCGGCATCATCACCGCCCTCAAGGCCGCCGGCATCAAGGAGCTCCCGCCGGTCACCGGCCAGGACGCCGAGCTCGCGGGTGTCCAGCACATCGTCACCGGTGAGCAGTACATGAGCGTCTACAAGCCCTACCCGCAGGAGGGCATCGTCGCCGCCGAGATGGCCGTGGCGCTGGCCAAGGGCGAGAAGCTGGACTCGATCGCCACCTCGAAGGTCGACAACGCGAGCACCCAGGGCATCCCCAGCGTCCTCGTCCCGGTCGTCTCGCTGACCAAGGCCAACATCATGGACACCGTCGTCAAGGACGGTATCTGGACGGTCGACGAGATCTGCACGGCCAAGTACAAGTCCGCGTGTGACGCGGCCGGCCTGAAGTAG
- a CDS encoding carbohydrate ABC transporter permease, producing MQHGKYRFIAGFLVVPLALYAVFVIWPFVQSIYYSFTDWTGLSPDFEMVGFDNYSKMLQDDIFWKSLQHSVLLVLLLPLVTLGLALFFAFMLNVGGRRRKGAAVTGVRGSSFYKIAYFFPQVLSIVIVALLFQFAFNPTSGMLNSTLKAIGAGSLQSDWLGDPDLALYCVMVVLIWSTVGFFVVLFSAGMASIPKDFYEAALLDGASRITTFFRITLPLLWDTVQSGWVYMGILALGVEAFTAVQVMTVGPGGPDYSTSVLPLYVYQTAFRDAQAGYATTIGVGLLIVTMLFAAVVMRLGRRERLEF from the coding sequence ATGCAGCACGGCAAGTACCGGTTCATAGCCGGATTCCTGGTGGTTCCCCTGGCGTTGTACGCGGTCTTCGTCATCTGGCCGTTCGTCCAGTCCATCTACTATTCCTTCACGGACTGGACCGGACTGAGCCCGGACTTCGAAATGGTCGGGTTCGACAACTACAGCAAGATGCTCCAGGACGACATCTTCTGGAAGTCGTTGCAGCACAGCGTGCTGCTCGTGCTGCTGCTGCCGCTGGTGACGCTGGGGCTCGCGCTCTTCTTCGCCTTCATGCTCAATGTCGGTGGCCGGCGGCGAAAGGGCGCCGCGGTCACCGGCGTGCGGGGGTCCTCGTTCTACAAGATCGCCTATTTCTTCCCTCAGGTCCTCTCGATCGTGATCGTGGCCCTGCTCTTCCAGTTCGCGTTCAACCCGACGTCCGGGATGCTGAATTCGACCCTGAAGGCGATCGGCGCGGGGAGCCTCCAGTCGGACTGGCTCGGTGACCCCGACCTCGCGCTGTACTGCGTGATGGTGGTCCTGATCTGGTCGACCGTCGGATTCTTCGTCGTCCTGTTCTCCGCGGGCATGGCCTCCATCCCGAAGGACTTCTACGAGGCGGCCCTGCTGGACGGGGCGAGCCGCATCACGACCTTCTTCAGGATCACGCTGCCGCTGCTCTGGGACACCGTGCAGTCCGGCTGGGTCTACATGGGCATCCTGGCCCTCGGCGTGGAGGCGTTCACCGCCGTCCAGGTCATGACCGTCGGCCCCGGCGGCCCCGACTACTCCACCAGCGTCCTGCCGCTGTACGTGTACCAGACGGCCTTCCGGGACGCCCAGGCCGGATACGCGACCACGATCGGCGTCGGACTGCTCATCGTCACCATGCTCTTCGCCGCGGTCGTCATGCGGCTGGGCCGGCGCGAGCGGCTGGAGTTCTGA
- a CDS encoding ROK family transcriptional regulator, translated as METPGSQTSLHRANLERVVRAVRMAGSLTQAEIARSTGLSAATVSNIVRELKDGGTVEVTPTSAGGRRARSVSLSGDAGIVIGVDFGHTHLRVAIGNLAHQVLAEESEPLDVDASSAQGFGRAEQLVNRLVESTGINPGKVIGVGLGVPGPIDVESGTLGSTSILPGWTGINPSQELAGRLGVPVYVDNDANLGALGELVWGAGRGVRDLAYIKVASGVGAGLVIDGRIYRGPGGTAGEIGHITLDESGPVCRCGNRGCLETFTAARYVLPLLRPSHGPDLTMERVVQLAREGDPGCRRVIGDVGRHIGSGVANLCNLLNPSRVVLGGSLAEAGELVLGPIRDSVSRYAIPSAARQLAVDPGALGGRAEVLGALALVLSEMGDSTLLESTLPTGSPAFT; from the coding sequence ATGGAGACTCCGGGGTCGCAGACGTCTCTGCATCGGGCCAACCTTGAGCGGGTCGTACGCGCGGTGAGGATGGCGGGGTCGCTGACCCAGGCCGAGATCGCCCGGAGCACGGGCCTCTCCGCGGCCACCGTCTCCAACATCGTCCGCGAGCTCAAGGACGGCGGCACGGTCGAGGTGACCCCCACCTCGGCGGGCGGCCGCCGGGCGAGGAGCGTCTCGCTGAGCGGGGACGCGGGAATCGTCATCGGGGTGGACTTCGGCCACACCCACCTGCGCGTGGCCATCGGCAACCTGGCCCACCAGGTCCTCGCCGAGGAGTCCGAGCCGCTGGACGTGGACGCGTCCTCGGCACAGGGCTTCGGCCGGGCGGAACAGCTGGTCAACCGGCTGGTGGAGAGTACCGGAATCAACCCCGGGAAGGTGATCGGCGTCGGCCTGGGCGTCCCCGGGCCCATCGACGTCGAGTCCGGCACCCTCGGTTCCACGTCCATCCTGCCGGGCTGGACCGGCATCAATCCCAGCCAGGAGCTGGCCGGCCGCCTCGGCGTACCGGTCTACGTGGACAACGATGCCAACCTCGGGGCTCTCGGCGAGCTCGTCTGGGGCGCGGGCCGGGGCGTCAGGGACCTCGCCTACATCAAGGTCGCGAGCGGGGTCGGTGCCGGTCTCGTGATAGACGGCCGCATCTACCGGGGCCCCGGCGGCACGGCCGGCGAGATCGGGCACATCACCCTCGACGAGTCCGGCCCGGTCTGCCGCTGCGGGAACCGCGGCTGCCTGGAGACCTTCACCGCCGCCCGGTACGTCCTGCCGCTGCTGCGGCCCAGCCACGGCCCCGACCTCACCATGGAGCGGGTCGTCCAGCTGGCCCGCGAGGGCGACCCCGGCTGCCGCAGGGTGATCGGCGACGTCGGCCGCCACATCGGCAGTGGTGTGGCCAACCTGTGCAACCTGCTCAACCCCAGCCGGGTGGTGCTCGGCGGGTCCCTCGCGGAGGCCGGGGAGCTGGTGCTGGGACCCATCAGGGACTCGGTCTCGCGCTACGCCATCCCCAGCGCGGCCCGGCAGCTCGCGGTGGACCCCGGAGCACTCGGAGGGCGTGCCGAAGTGCTCGGCGCGCTGGCCCTGGTGCTCAGCGAGATGGGGGATTCGACCCTTTTGGAGAGCACACTGCCGACGGGGAGCCCCGCCTTCACTTAG